CCCGCCAATTCTTGGCGttaccaccaaagcatcatcatggggctgtatggttccaaccATATCCTCATCCGAAAAGTTCAGAATCAGGGGGACACCCACCCTGGCCCTCTTCGATGCTTGGGCATGCTTCTCGGCCGAAGGTCAGATCACATACAGTACCCTAGAAGGGCAAGATCCAGTCCTCCCCGGGGCCGCAAAGGTAACGTTAATCGTACCTAGTGGAAGTCTTGAAGAAGCGTCCCCACGCATCTCTGAGCCTGCTTGGCTTACCCTACCACTGGAGTGAAGCAGGAGTTGCTTTAATTTCCCTTCTCAGACCAACTGTTCCAAgtggtcccataaattcctgcaatTTCCCGTCGTGtgcccatgatcctgatgataaTGGCAATATAAGTTCGAGTTGCGTTTCCTAGGCTCTCCTGCCATCTTGTTCAGCCATTTGAAAAATGGttcattctttatcttctccaaaacctgctGCACTGGCTCTTGAAATATTGCATTAACCACCTGGGTGTCCGCAAAACCTGACTGCCCGACAAAGTCCTTCCGGGGtcacggtccgacctgaaatccttCTTCTCCTGAGGGATTATCTTGGCCTTCCCTTTTCCCTAAAGTTGATCCTCCTTTACCCTTCTGTACTTATCTATCCTGTCCATCAACTAGTGTACACTGGTAACAGGTTTACCCATcagggatttccttaaatcGTGGTCGACTGGGAGGCCAGCTTTGAAAGTGGTTATGGCCACATCGTTGTTCTTTCCTTCTATTTCgttaaacatttcccagtacctaTCCGAATAAGCCTTGAGAGTTTCGCCCTCTCGCATAGACATAGTCAGCAAAGATCCCAAAGGCCGAGAAACCTTACTGCATGTATTAAAGCGAGCACCAAAAGCCCGGGTCAGTTTTTTGAAAGATTCAATAGAATTGGCCCCCAAgccgttgaaccatctcatcgccaccggacccaaacttgatggaaaaaccttgcacatcaaagcctcgtCCCTGGAGTAGATAAGCATTTTCTGGCTAAAATAGCTTACATGTTTTTCGGATTACCAGCAACAGTTACCCTCTCCAAGTCTTCACACTCTGCCTCATCGGCTGGGACATCCAAGCATAGTGTTGGGGGCTTTAATTGCAATAATTCATTATCAGCTGTAGCCGAGGTCTCTGCCTCTGGCCGATGCTGTATAGCCGCTACTAGGCATTGCTGAGCAACCGCCTGGCTTCCTACTATTTCCAACACTTGGCCTCTGGACGGATACTTCACCTTCTGACGCAAAGTAGATGAGTCTGCTTTAAGAGTATGTAGCCAAGGCCTGCCAATAATAGCAGTGTACAGAGAGAAAACGTCTACGACAataaagtccacctccaccacatccgtACCTGCCTGTACAGGCAGCCTAATCAATCCTTTGGGAGCGACCATCCTTCCCTCAAAACTTACTAGAGGGGAATTGTAGGTTGTTAAATCCTCTGGCTTCAAACCTAGCCCCTTATGCAAGTCTGGATACATTATATCCACAACGCTACCTTGATCTACCATCACCCTTCTGACATCGTACCCGCCAATTCTTGGCGTTACCACCAAAGCATTatcatggggctgtatggttccaaccATATCCTCATCCGAAAAGCCCAGAATCAGGGGGACACCCGCCCTGACCCTCTTCGATACTTGGGCATGCTCCTCGGCCGAAGGTCGGATCACTAACAGTACCCTAGAAGGGCAAGATCCAGTCCTCCCCGGGGCCGCAAATGTAACGTTAATCGTACCTAGTGGAAGTCTTGAAGAAGCGTCCCCATGCATCTCTGAGCCTGCTTGGCTTGCCCTACCACTAGAGTGATGCAGGAGTTGGTTTAATTTCCCTTCTCGGATCAACTGTTCCAAgtggtcccataaattcctgcaatTTCCCGTCGTGtgcccatgatcctgatgataaTGACAATATAAGTTCGGGTTGCGTTTCCTAGGCTCTCCtaccatcttgttcggccatttgaaAAATGGttcattctttatcttctccaaaacctgctGCACTGGCTCTTGAAATATTGCATTAACCACCTAGGTGTCCGCAAAACCTGACTGCCCGACAAAGTCCCTCCAGGGTCAGTTACTGTTATAatggtccgacctgaaatccttcctctcctgagggattacCTTGGCCTTCCCTTTTCCCTGAAGTTGATCCTCCTTTACCCTTCTGTACTTATCTATCCTGTCCATCAACTAGTGTACACTGGTAACAGGTTTACCCGTcagggatttccttaaatcGTGGTCGACTGGGAGGCCAGCTTTGAAAGTGGTTATGGCCACATCGTCGTTCTTTCGTTCTATTTCgttaaacatttcccagtacctaTCCGAATAAGCCTTGAGAGTTTCGCCCTCTCGCATAGACATAGTCAGCAAAgatcccaaaggccgaggaacctTGTTGCATGTATTAAAGCGAGCACCAAAAGCCCGGGTCAGTTTTTTGAAAGATTCAATAGAATTGGCCCCCAAGCCGTTAAACCATCTCATCACCACCGGACCCAAACTTGATGGaaaaaccttgcacatcaaagcctcgtCCCTGGAGTAGATAGCCATTTTCTGGCTAAAATAACTTATATGTTCTACCGGATCCGACCGACCATCATACAGGGAGAACGTAGGCTGatggaatcgccgaggaagaACCGCATTGTCTATATTCTTCGTAAAGGGTGATTTAGAAATTTGGCTCAAGGCTTTGTTTATGGCACTGTTACCCAAGCCCCTGCTAGGTGGACTTCTACACCTACGTCAATGGCCACGCTCCTCCTCATAGGAGAAAGTCTCGCTTGGCGGAGTTCTCGATCTCTGCCTATAACTAGCTCCATCCGACTCCTCGGATGATGGTTCGGAGCAAGGTGGAGAGCGGTCCCGCCGGGCTTGGTGCAACTCTCTCTTCAAATCTGCAATCTCACGTTGTAGATTCCCATCACGCTCTGCATGGGAGACATGACTCTTCCCACGAGAATGACTTCTAGTGGTATGAGTTGTGCGTACACTCCCCTCATGGCCTTCCCTCCGTTCAGGACTCCTACAGGGATCACCATGTTGGGAGCCCTTTGACTCTGCTTGGTGCGGGTTGGCATCCTCCTGATGTGGTCCTGCCGCGTAATGATGTGGACTTGCTTCCTCCATCATAAACGTTGCACCAGAAGTCTTTCAGGTTAatacaagttcttcccacaaacggcgccaattgtaaggactcaatttgtgacgGCCCCAAagtgatattgggttcgcacataaaaaggcccaaacaatataatttgtagagcgtgggtgttcaAGAAATCTCCAAAAGTAAAAAGATTCAACTTCACGTTTATAAATGGATCAGAGCTGATATAACAATcggtttttctttgaaatagatacagttcttttctttcttaagttTTCTTcctgtgtctttttttttactctctgtGTTCCGATCCCTCTTctgcatgttcttctttcatAGTATATACCACCCTTTGTATTCCAtcctcaccacacacgtgtaggttgggttcgggggatctctttctgtcctatctaacaccttctggaacctccttccagcagctgtaaggctgcttcatcactgttcaggcatcacttccacattaatgcggccagagagttggttgagagacaattaatgcggaggcagctgttaccatagatatttgtttgcctccGTTCTCTCTCACCTTTAGTCCCTTATCCCACCTTGAGTGGTGACGTAGCTCTGAGGCATGTT
This genomic stretch from Quercus robur chromosome 4, dhQueRobu3.1, whole genome shotgun sequence harbors:
- the LOC126722855 gene encoding uncharacterized protein LOC126722855 yields the protein MVGEPRKRNPNLYCHYHQDHGHTTGNCRNLWDHLEQLIREGKLNQLLHHSSGRASQAGSEMHGDASSRLPLGTINVTFAAPGRTGSCPSRVLLVIRPSAEEHAQVSKRVRAGVPLILGFSDEDMVGTIQPHDNALVVTPRIGGYDVRRVMVDQGSVVDIMYPDLHKGLGLKPEDLTTYNSPLVSFEGRMVAPKGLIRLPVQAGTDVVEVDFIVVDVFSLYTAIIGRPWLHTLKADSSTLRQKVKYPSRGQVLEIVGSQAVAQQCLVAAIQHRPEAETSATADNELLQLKPPTLCLDVPADEAECEDLERVTVAGNPKNM